The following are encoded together in the Vespa crabro chromosome 12, iyVesCrab1.2, whole genome shotgun sequence genome:
- the LOC124428348 gene encoding iroquois-class homeodomain protein IRX-6-like, with protein sequence MSQFSFRGSPNLQCPVTINSSLASSSGSPSSGVHLSAGSSSLVSAASGGGTTNHPLGVVGAVPGGGAGGLSNARMAVTSAVVRPPGSPTASVSPSQGHPPPTTAGPTAARCCDTGRPIFTDPLTGQTVCSCQYELLGGYQRLGALPTAALSMYSAPYAAAAAAAASEGMAAYFPSLGAEQAPFYTPTAAGLDLKENLGAGAAAAWPYPSVYHPYDAAFASYPFNGYGMDLNGARRKNATRETTSTLKAWLNEHKKNPYPTKGEKIMLAIITKMTLTQVSTWFANARRRLKKENKMTWEPRNRVEDEDNNNEDDDSGRKSVDEKDRLDSKDSGTGSSEDGERPAHRLDLLHGTSGGSAGAQGRTESEWSESRADSGPDSPECLYDQREPRHPLQLQHPAYLASSHGRLLRHPSPESTSPSGHHHLPPSTSAPSTGSAVTTKPRIWSLADMASKDGEQQSPNPTTMTGLTSPYAGTGGGGGVGGGGGGGGGGGGGGGGGGGGGGGGGVGGGGGAGTGGVPGKLVSPLASRLPPHHPLHPVMHPGTQFVRPHPDFYRNFYGASHLGSGDMSLLESYSRTLGGLGGVMPPSTAPSILTSSSSSIPGANNAKPFSINGNSGVTGGHTVMLTTASSGLSPSSSSTASSGGSDHSPHPTGGLPPSQELKSPGRV encoded by the exons TGTCCTGTGACAATAAACTCGTCGTTAGCGTCGTCGTCGGGCTCACCATCGTCAGGCGTTCACCTGAGCGCAGGAAGTTCCTCTTTGGTGAGTGCGGCGTCCGGCGGAGGGACGACGAATCATCCTCTTGGCGTGGTGGGTGCCGTGCCCGGTGGCGGGGCCGGTGGTCTGTCGAACGCAAGGATGGCGGTGACGAGCGCGGTTGTACGGCCACCGGGGAGTCCAACAGCCTCGGTGAGTCCGTCTCAAGGTCATCCACCGCCAACAACGGCAGGCCCAACAGCCGCTAGGTGCTGCGACACCGGCAGGCCCATCTTCACGGACCCCCTCACCGGGCAAACTGTCTGTTCCTGTCAGTACGAGCTACTTGGTGGTTATCAAAGACTCGGAGCATTACCAACTGCGGCCCTATCGATGTATAGCGCGCCTTACGCTGCCGCGGCAGCCGCTGCCGCTTCCGAGGGCATGGCTGCTTATTTTCCAAGTCTTGGCGCTGAACAGGCACCATTCTACACGCCTACC GCCGCTGGACTCGATTTGAAGGAAAATCTTGGTGCAGGTGCAGCGGCAGCATGGCCCTATCCCTCGGTCTATCATCCCTACGATGCCGCATTCGCGAGTTATCCATTTAACGG TTATGGGATGGATTTGAACGGTGCAAGGCGGAAAAATGCTACGAGAGAAACGACGAGCACTTTGAAGGCTTGGCTAAACGAACATAAGAAGAATCCTTATCCTACTAAGGGCGAGAAGATCATGCTGGCCATAATCACGAAGATGACGTTGACGCAGGTCTCGACGTGGTTTGCCAATGCACGAAGGAGAttgaaaaaggagaataaaatgACGTGGGAACCACGTAACAGAGTCGAGGATgaggataacaataacgagGATGACGATAGCGGTAGAAAGAGCGTCGATGAAAAGGATCGTCTCG ATTCAAAGGATTCGGGTACGGGTTCGAGCGAGGACGGTGAACGGCCAGCTCACAGATTGGACCTATTACATGGCACCAGCGGTGGTTCTGCTGGAGCACAGGGTAGAACGGAGAGTGAATGGAGTGAGTCACGTGCGGACAGTGGTCCGGATAGTCCGGAATGTCTATACGATCAAAGGGAGCCAAGGCATCCCTTACAGCTTCAACATCCGGCGTACCTTGCATCAAGTCACGGCCGATTACTTCGTCATCCATCGCCGGAGAGTACGTCGCCTAGTGGTCATCATCATTTACCACCGAGTACGAGTGCACCATCGACGGGTAGTGCAGTGACGACGAAGCCAAGGATTTGGTCGTTGGCCGACATGGCAAGTAAGGATGGTGAACAACAAAGTCCTAAtccaacgacgatgacgggTCTGACGTCGCCGTATGCTGGTAcgggaggaggtggtggagttggtggtggtggtggcggtggtggtggtggtggaggaggaggaggaggcggtggtggtggtggtggtggcggtggagtaggaggaggaggaggagctgGTACAGGTGGTGTTCCTGGAAAGCTAGTGAGCCCATTGGCGAGTCGTTTACCACCTCATCATCCGTTACACCCGGTGATGCATCCAGGTACACAATTTGTAAGGCCTCACCCGGACTTTTATCGAAACTTCTATGGGGCCTCCCACCTTGGTTCCGGAGATATGTCATTGCTAGAAAGTTACTCGAGAACATTGGGCGGTCTGGGTGGTGTTATGCCACCCTCGACCGCTCCGAGCATATTAACGTCATCCTCCTCGTCAATACCAGGCGCCAATAATGCTAAACCGTTCTCGATCAATGGAAATTCCGGCGTTACCGGTGGACATACGGTTATGCTTACAACAGCGTCGTCCGGTCTCTcgccgtcgtcatcatcgACGGCATCCTCAGGTGGATCTGATCATTCGCCTCATCCAACCGGTGGCTTGCCACCAAGTCAAGAGCTCAAATCGCCTGGACGAGTGTGA